A window of Pseudoliparis swirei isolate HS2019 ecotype Mariana Trench chromosome 13, NWPU_hadal_v1, whole genome shotgun sequence genomic DNA:
GTGGATAAGAAAAGCACATTAATCAACATGGAAATGAAAATATTCTGCAGAAATGTGATGCTGTAAAAACAGGAGATAACTGTAATATAACACGTTTCATTGTGTGCCAGTTGCTGGTTCATTAGAGTACTTGCTCTGTCATCCATCTATAATCCCCAATATTTCATTGTTGTTTCAGGAGTATGCCAAGATGATACATGTCCTGCAGTCCTACTGCGTCATCTCCACAGGAGTGCGCATCACCTGCTCCAACCAAAACGGGCAGGGCAAGCGCAGCACAGTTCTCGGCACCAGTGGCAGCCAGAGCATGAGGGACAACATCGGGGCTATATTTGGACCAAAACAGGTTGGAGACACACTCATAATTTGACTTGGTggctggtgtgtacattagacagacaaacaaaacaacaacaatcaacattcgacatagtgcaagaatttaaacattacatttacaatggtgACTGGAAGGAAATTGTCTTGGGgatgacagagtcagtcagtgggttacacgggctctgttcatgagggtaagtgggggacccgggctctgttcatgagggtaaGCGGGGGACCCGGGTTCTGCTCATGAGCCCGTCTGCCGACTTTTCTTGAGCACGCTGTTTATTTGCAACCTGCAAAACGTGTCAGTTTTACCATATTGCTGCTCTCTTAAGACACTAATTAGAACTAAATAATACTCTTCTTCAATCTCCACGTTCGTTGTTGAGTTTATTTTAATGAGTCTAATGGTTAATAAAGACAGAAGAATTTAAGTATTTCGAAAAAACCCTTTAGTTGTAGGAAAACGTCCAACAAGAAATTGGTCATATTGGCTAAATATTGAATTTTTTtcttgtgtgtcctgtagctacAGAGTCTTCTGCCTTTTCAAcaagtgtctccagcagaaaATGTTATTGAAGAATATGGACTCAAAGATGCAGATCTACCTCAGCAGCTGTTTAAGTGAGTGACATCATTGCATGTGCGGtacgtttaaaaaataaaaataaaaagctgttTCTCTGGTTAAAATCTCTGATTCAACAGCATGACGGGGTTCGTGTCACGAGGAGACCACGGCGTGGGGAGAAGTGCCACTGACAGGCAGTTCTTTTTCATTAACAACCGGCCCTATGATCCTCTTAAGGTAATTGAAGTTTAAATCTCCCCATTTCATCATTTATGAGCGGTCCAAACATTTAAAACGATGTTGAACACATCACAGCTTGTGATGACCTTTTCAAAACATTCTAACTTCTCTACAACGTTCCCCTCGATTTACAGGTGACCAAACTAGTGAACGAAGTGTATCACACGTATAACCGACATCAATATCCATTTGTCGCCTTGAACATAGCCGTCGCCCACGGTAAGAAAATAGCTGAAAAGTAATTTCTGAAACCTACCGCCGACTTCCTGTTTGTGCCACACTGAGTGTTCCTGTGGTGTTATTTCAGAGTGCGTGGACGTGAATGTCACACCAGACAAACGACAGAtcttcctgcaggaggagaagctCTTGCTGGCTATTCTAAAGACCTCGCTCATCAACATGTTTGAGGATGGAGTCAATAAGATCAGCCTGAACTACACACCCATACCCAGGACCAGTGAGCACAGACATGTAGCCTGCATATCAGTGTATtgtcaggatctggagtttttgtgtcctgtttcctggtttattttgaagtcccccgtctctcctgtcctctgtttccctgcacttcctgtccctcggTGGCTACACTCGTGACAGAACGAACCAtcactggggaatgagacaaacagggtttaaatacacggGGAAGGTGGTTggacacagaaggaaacaatcggggacagggcagacaatcacagggacgacaggaagtgcagggaaacagaggacaggagagacggggacttcaaaataaaactggaaacaagacacaaaaactccagatcctgacaTATATGAgctgtttattttgaaagtaatATAATTTtacagtgcttttattttgactgtttGTCTGTCACTTGTCTCTATAGACACAAAGTCTCCGTCCAAAATCCATCCCGCCGTCCCGTCCAATGAGAGCGTGCCAGAACCCGCAGAGGACATGGAACCAGTATCTCGGAGGTCAAAGTCGTCCCTGAACCTGGCCGGCCTGAAAGCTGCTTTTTCAAGTCACCACGGCTCTGGGAACAAGTCGAGTGTGGCAAAAGCTGCCGACAGTGGCCCGGCACAGAAAACACTGCAGTCTTTTTTCAAGAACCCTGTCAAACCTCCTACACCGTCTCCTTTGAAACCCGTAGGCGATCAAACTAATCGCCCCCCGGTGGGAGAGTCGGCGCTAGACGGGTTCAGGTACGGAGGGAGGTTATGCGGCGGTACGGACTCCGAAAAAAACAGCGCCTTGTCAGATAGTGACGTAACTACACCGGATAGTCAGTGTTCTGGCCTGGAGGTCGGTCCCCCCGAAGAGGCCGacggtgtaaaaaaagaaactttggAGGAAGAAACGTCAGAGAATGTTCCCTCTGTTCCCGAGCACCCGGAGGTGCAGACTGATCCACGCACTTCCAACGGGGGCCACGCTGTGAGCCCTGACGCCAAGAGGGCCAGGACGGAGAAGAAGCCGCGTCTCCCGGCCGAACGCGAGTCCAACGCAGTGGACGCGCCGGTCTGTCTGCAGAAGAGGACGGTGCCCCTCCAGTTCTGTTTACGAGAGCTGGCGGGGAAGGTGAAGAAGCTCCAGGACctgcagagacagagggacCATGATGATGATCTGCGCTATCGACGATTCAGGGCCAAGATCAACCCCGGGGAAAACCAGAGTGCAGAGGAAGAGCTCAAGAAAGAGATCAGGTGGGATTGGAGTCTTTATCAATAACTTCTGCTGAACTTGCCAAtattaaagttgttgttttttctcccaAGAAAAtgacattgtatttattttaaccttTACAGTAAAGACATGTTcaaagagatggaggtcatCGGCCAGTTCAACCTGGGCTTCATTATCACCAAACTCAACCGTGACATCTTCATGATTGACCAACATGCCTCGGATGAGAAATACAACTTTGAGATGCTGCAGCAACACACCGTGCTCCAAGGACAGAAACTCATCATGTGAGGAATCTGACTCGGCGGATGAAGTTTGCCTCGTGTTGATTCCAAGGACCACTTTActgatctgttgttgttgttgttgttcctctatGTCTGCAGCCCTCAGAAGCTTCACCTCACGGCTGTTAGTGAAAACGTACTCCTAGAGAACATCGAGATTTTCAGGAAGAATGGCTTTGAATTTCTTGTCAATGAGGACGGTATGAACATTTAACTGTTGAATGCGTACGATTAATAATGATTTTGTCTCACGTTCCCAATTTGCTGattatgattttttaaattgtgactGCAGCTCAGGTAATGGAGAGAGTTAAGCTGGTATCTTTGCCTACAAGTAAAAACTGGACATTTGGCCCGGCCGACATTGAAGAGCTGATCTTCATGTTGAGTGACAGCCCGGGGGTCATGTGTCGACCGTCCCGCGTCAGGCAGATGTTTGCATCCCGAGCTTGTCGAAAATCTGTAAGTGCAAACTGATGATAAACACAATAGTTTAGTATTTTCAGATATTTACACAGACCGGGTTTTGGCTTTATATAAGAATCATATGTACTTTAATTTTAATCAGTCATGGTATTTTATGTTCTAATGTAACTCAGACATGAATTCAGTGCATGCTGTTAATTGTCATtgcaattatattttttatttgactgaAAAAAGTAGTCGTCTGCatatctcaatatatatattatttatatatatatatactttttttaaaacatatttatttaaatgtgggttttatatatatatatatatatatataacccacATTTAAAAACTCGGTTATATTACTTTTAAAATATCTACAGTAAGACTGTTTTGTTGTAGATACATTTAATACTATTTTCCTGAAAAATGATCTATTGATTTGGTTACATCCATCTTCAGGTGATGATTGGCACTGCTCTGAGTGTCGGTGAGATGAAGAAGCTCCTGGTTCACATGGGGGAGATCAACCATCCATGGAACTGTCCTCACGGCAGGCCCACCATGAGGCACCTCGCCAACCTGGACATCATCTCACAAGACTGAGCATGTTGGGACAATCTCACTTTGTTAGTTTTATATAACTGGAATGTTGCCCTGATTGACTGAAAGGTCCAAATCATAGATACTGTATTTGCATGTGGTTCAAATGCTTGTTATTCgtagtttattatgttttttaatatCTATTATGCTCcccttttatttgtatattgcatcacacaatatatattgtattatattttaacACCCAATGAATAGGGTGAATAAACCTGCTACATCCCACTGTTTATCTATATTCTTAAATCAGTGGTAGTGTGCTCTGGTAGTCTGACACGTTGACGTCCCCGTCTGACCCTTTTTGACTGATAACGGCTGCCGTAGTTTGGTTGACAACTTTACCGTTACCATGGAGATGCCCCTATCTTCAGCACGAGATACACAAATGGCAGACAATTAAAAggtggaaagagaagaagaaaacaaaaaaaatggaaagCGAGAAACCGCGCAGACACACAGAGGCGCCTCATATAGCGGGAGGAaagagaacaaataaaaaaagatttaaaaaagaaccGACAGAGCGACGTGGGACGAGCAGCGCGAGAATGACGACGTCCATGAGTCCACGACGTTTAGGTTTAACCTTAAAGAGGTACCATCAGCcctcgtgacacacacacacacacacatatatattatatatatattatatatatatactgtcaaatACAATAATGTGTCTCATTGACAGTTATGAAGGGGAAACCTGTGATGGCCAGTTTCATGGAGAAGGGGTTGCTTGTTTTGAAGAACGTCATATTTACAAGGTATACTATTGGAAATAATGCCACACTTTGAAAGACAATTAAACTATACAGCAAATGTGTATGAACCGATCGAAAAGGTATTAAACTAAAGCTTAAGTAATTTAAACAATTGcataaaaagatttttttagaTGTTATATCGCAATTTTACGTGGCTTGAAATGCATTTTCATATTTTGCAGATGCATCAGAACTGTGTATTCAATGCTCCTATTTCCATAAGGATAAATACAAGTTTGTTTTTCTGAAGGGGAGGTTTTCCAAGGGACTGATGGATGGACCTGGTGTCTTAACAACAGCAGACGGATTTAAATATGAGGTTGTGTACAATAATGACGCATTATGATCACTGCAATGTACTCAAATGTTATTGAGTGTTTCACAACAGTTCCTGTGTGCAAAACATCCTAAACATTCTTCCTGACCTATATACACAACATCTAATCCATCAGGGAGAATTTGTGTGCAACTTGCCCATGGGCAAGGGCACCTGCACCTGGCCAGATGGCAGCTCCTATAAGGGAGAAATGGACAATGGTATACGACATGGGACTGGAACTTACACCTGTGCATCACGTGGCGTGTCATACACAGGGCAGTGGGATCGGGGCAAGAGGCATGGAAAGGTATGATCCACAAATTCACACCAGGTATAGTccttttattgtgtgtgtgtgtgtgtgtgtgtgtgtgtgtgtgtgtgtgtgtgtgtgtgtgtgtgtgtgtgtgtgtgtgtgtgtgtgtgtgtgtgtgtgtgtaattgattCTCTCTGTGTTAGGGCACAGTGTATTTTAACCAGGATAAAACCTCTTGGTACAAAGGCGATTGGGTGAAGAACGACATCGAGGGATGGGGGGTGAGACGGTACGTATGGAGCACATCGTCTAATCCGTAGCCCGAGTGGTATTTGAACTGCCCGACGATGACACCGGTGTCTCAACACTAAAACAGCTACCCCTCTGGAAACATTTACTCGGGCGAGTGGAAAAACAGCCGGAGACATGGTGAGGGCACGATGACGTGGCTGAATCTGGGGCAGCAGTATGCTGGGATGTGGCAGAATGAAGTCCAAGTATGAGAGCACACCACTGACGCATCCATACTACACAAATTCAAGGAAAATAGCGTTTCAACCCTTTATAttcccttttccttttcctggCAGCATGGACGAGGCACACACGTGTGGGTCACATGGCGAGCGGATGGATCTCAGTATTCGCAGAGCAATTACTACACAGGGGATTTCACTCAGGGTCAGATGCACGGGCAGGGAACCTTCCACTACGCTAATGGTGCCATCTATAAACAAGAATGGAGAGGGAATAACAAGCATGGCAAGGTGGATCAATAATACAGAATTGCCTCTCGCAGTCAATACACATTTGTCCCTGAATTCAGTTCAATTCGATTTGGAGCTCATGCTTCGAAGCTGCAAATACTTATTTTAACgctttaaaatgtcattattaATAGCAGAATATGACAGATCAGGCATCATgcgtattattattaccttcgcattgaaaatgcggaaggttatgttttgatcgccgtgtatttatttatttatttgtatgcgtgttactcgcataactcaaaaagtattaaacccaatcgcatgaaatttggtaggatgattggttattaaccggggaccatttgattagattttgggatcgatcgggtcaaaggtcaaggccaaggtcatgaaaaggtcaaaatcttctttttaccatagtgcggtcattttttatccaattggcatgcaactaatgccaacatgttcataattcaatgcccaatcttgtgatatgcgaaggtatgcgctctaccgagtgcccgttctagttattataagAATTTGTAAAAGTGACTTTACTGTATGGTTCATAGGCAAAATTCACGTTTGAGGATGGGTATGTAGTCGAAGGAGAGTTTGTGGACGACCAGATGATGACGACACCCGACCTGAAGGACCACAACGCCCCCCCCGCTCTGCCTGGTAGGTCACCTTCAGCGCATTGAACATGTTCATCCTCCCATCGAGGAGTCGATACACGGCGCTGTGTCTCTCGCTGCAGGTTCAAGAACAGACATGGTTCTGAACATCGAATGTCTCCTGGAGAAAAtcccagagagagagcgcgcCACTGAGCTGGAACAGGTCGGGTCAACAGTGTCAACGTCTGATCTCTTCACGCGAGTTCCTCGCCCTGACGCTCTGGCTCGCGTATATCCACAGGTGGAGTTTGTGGTGCTGAGTGGAGCGACAGAGCTGAGGTCCGTGTATCGTTTCTACAGCCGTCTCGGCCACACCCACTCCCCAGACAACACCTTCCGGATGTCCAGGCTGCAGTTCTGGCGCCTGCTCAAAGACTGTAACGTCCACCATCACGGCGTCACTGTGACGCAGGTGGAGCGTCTCCTCAGAGGTGAGAAGGACCAACAATCTCTCCCTGCATAATTCATCCATCTGACATACACACGACAGGACATTGATGTCGTCGACAGCATCATAGTTGCAGTATTTGAGTGCGTCATGTTTTAACGTGTGTCTCAGAGGATGCTCCACCAGCAGAGATCCACTCCCCTTTCATCTCCATGCTTCAGCATAGAGTGGTCAGCTGTCTCGTGATGGTGGCCTACCACATCTACCATAAGGACATGACGTAAGGAATGGCTTCTCACGGTGTTAATTAGTCCAGTACTTTGGTTTACTGCAAAACTAATGACGTTCCCATCAGactcagctgtactttgtgtgtttttgcattGATTTACAAACGTCAACACGCTGAAACGAGGATGGCGAACATGTGAACAtcaacattcaattcagtttatttgtatagcccaatttcacaaattacaaatttgtctcagagtgctttacaatctgtacacatagacatccctgtcccaaaacctcacatcggatcaggaaaaactcccaaataacccttcatggggaaaaatgTTGGCGTTGTCATTGTACATGGCACGGTTTTCTCTCATGGGGACGCCAGAATAACTCCCGCGGGAAAGAAAATGCTcacaattttaaatatatatatacactaccgttcaaaagtttggggtcatccagacaatttcgtgtcttccatgaaaactcacttttatttatcaaatgaattgaaaattgaatagaaaatatagtcaagatattgacaaggttagaaataatgattactatttgaagtattaattttgttcttcaaacttcaagctcaaaggaaggctagttgtatagcttatatcaccagcataactgttttcagctgtgctaacataattgcacaagggttttctaatcatccattagtcttctaaggcgattagcaaacacaatgtaccattagaacactggagtgatagttgatggaaatgggcctctatacacctctggagatatttcattagaaaccagacgtttccacctagaatagccatttaccacattaacaatgtagagagtgtatttttgattaatgttatctttattgaaaaaacagtgcttttctttgaaaaataaagacatttctaagtgaccccaaacttttgaacggtagtgtatatcttttAATCTTTAGTCTCTTCTTTTCACAGGTCACAGAACAACCTTCTGGCGGCGTGCTTTTCTCAACTGATGACATCCAACATCCGTCCGGGTGCTAAGAATGTAAAAGGTGCAAACAGTATAATATATGCTCATGTCCACATTCGTGGACGAGGAAAACGGATTTATTACGGGAAAAGACgagtgaggaaaaaaaaaaattcaggtTCCTCGTCAGTTGGGCGTTTCGGGATGTTTCTATGAGACGTCAGCCGGAGAGACTCTGCAGTAAAAGTCCATTAACTGTGACTGCGTTGATCCAGGCTTCCTGTTCAGGCGGCCGGGCCGGGCGGTCGCGGCTGAGAGCTACTTGGAGAAGTGCTGGGAAGTTTATCAGGATTACTGCAAAGTCCATGTGACCCCAGACCAGAGCATGAGCGGCCGACACCTGCTGTGGATGTTCAAGGTGCAACACACTGCAATTagtttcttctttgttttaaaaacagcattcagtacattttatttagatcAGTGGTGATTTGTTTATCGTAACCTTTGCCAGGATCTCCGTCTGCTGGACACTAACCTGACCACAGCGAGATTACTGCGGGTCATCACCGCAGAAAGCCGTGACCCCAGCAACCCATCTGCCTGTCTGGATCTGGAGGTCGGCCTCTCGACTATACGCCAGTTGACTCACTCGTTATTGTTATCCGCTcaccctttgtgtgtgtgtcttcctctccctctttgcATCACTTGTTGGCTCTCTTCAGGTCACATTCCTGGAGTTTTTTGAGGTTCTCCTGGGCTCTGCTGAGGTGAAGTGTCAGCTGGTTCCTGAAGGCCCGGTGGGGGGCGGGTCCCCGTCCAGCCCCGACGGCGAGGCCGGGAGGGAAGCGCCCGAGGTGATTTACAAACAGCCCTTCCCAGTCGGTCAGATCCCTTCTTCAAGCCTCTCTTGACCTCTGCCCCCTCCGGTACTCACTGGATGTGACGGGTGTGGTTGTTCCAGCGTGCTGTGATTTAATTCTTGTTGCAatcagatacaaatataaagtaaagCTGGGAATCCTGCACAAGAGAacaacatacacatttactttctACAGTTTCTTTCCACCCAGGTGGCAGCTCCAGTGAATTCCCCCATCGCTCCTGAAACCTCCAGTTCCAAGTCAGCGAAGGTGAGTAATCAAgtatgtgaaaaaaagaaattcacaATTAGTGCATCACGAGTTACGAGTATTAGAAGTCACACATCCACCTATATGTGAAAAGATGTGAAAGACGTCAAAGTATCCGGTAGTGACGTACAAAATGTGTTGGATAACACAGCTTCTGTTGTTAATGAAATAATCTGGGAGCCGTCTGAAATCCTAAATAACCTATAATTGTATTTGCATCTCATTACAGCTAAGCGATACAGCAGAATCCTCCACCGCTGAGGACGGGAGGAGTCAAGTTATCGAGACTGAAGTCGCTGAGAAACCAAACTCTGCAGGTTGGTTTTGTTAGTTTTCATGTTCTCATTAATCCAAATAATGTCTATGTATAGATTgtagatgggtgggtgggtggggggggggaggaggaattCAGCACCCTTCTAAATGTTCAGAAAGTGACCAGGACATTTAATTCATTCGATGACTATATTGAATATATCTGGTGTCATGTTTTCCACCAGAGCAAAGTGAAGGAAACGAGGCGCTAACCAGAGGAACCGAGGCCGAAGACGGTGACGTGGACCTCTGGAGCCAGACGATCCATCTTTTCTTCAACCAGTTTTTCTTCCCGGCTTTTCAACATAACCAGTTGTTGTCCagaaagatggaggagaagctccGGCGTGAAGCCCAGAGACGTCGTGCTTGGAAAAGGTCTAAAAGAGACACGTAGGACATCTCTAGCAACTCACGGCTAACATTTATTTATCGGTGTTAGGGcagttgagaatattttgtaATTAATGTACGTTAAGATTGAACCAGTTTCAACAGTGTTTTCTCCACTAAATGACAGTTTAATGGACAAACCTATTCAAatgacaaattatatatatattttttttacagtatgCATTGTGAATTTTCACATGTAGAAATAATTTAAACAAGACAAATAAGATGAGAAGTTTTTATTGTTATATGACATCTCGTTTGATGGCCCACAGCCAGCCAGTAGCTGCAAACAAAGATAGAAACGTACAAGATGAAAATACACAcggataaaaaaaacagaagaaagaaacgataaagtaaaaaaaatacatcaatgCAGCCAGTAGATGGCACCGTAGCTCCTATTCCAGCATCATCTCTGCCTCTTATGCTGCTCACACTACTTTGCTCAGGTAGGGAGGAAGTAGGAGCCCGATGGAGGACACACACTTCACAAAGCTTTTCTGTACCGGAACTATCCCAAAACAAACCAATGCCGTGAGCCGTACAGGGACCAATCAAAAGCATTGAATGTACTGCCGTGTTGCGCTTGGATGTAAATAAAGACCACTGTTCAAGACAATGTTGTAACTAGAACTTTAATTGTAAAAACAGAAACTATTTTCCAGCCatctaaaaataatataattttcttttttaatgagtaAAAAggttgtaaatatataaaacaagtcAAAACGCATCAGAGAGTCTGTGGGCTGCGCCTCAGAGCGGAGGCGTGAAGACCATGAGGTCACTCGGACAGACGGACTGCCGGATCCGGTCCTTCAGGTCCGGGGTGAAGAGAAGCATGCCGGACTCGGCTGTCTGGGACTGAAAAATGCACAAAGAAAAATACTATACTATTTTCAGAAATTATACGaaagaaaaatacagatgtgATCATTAAGATCAATGtggatttaattatttttaacccccaaaaagggacaatatttgaaataaacacaaaattaaaagaaaagactTTAACCTGTGGTGACTGAAGATTTAAAGCTGAAGGCACCGCTGGATGTGCTGTGGTGACAGTGAACAGCGAAAAGTGAGA
This region includes:
- the pms2 gene encoding mismatch repair endonuclease PMS2 isoform X2, which encodes MSDACSEPAGAIKAIDKNSVHQICSGQVVLTLSTAVKELVENSIDAGATNVDVRLKECGAELVEVSDNGKGVEEANFEGLTLKHHTSKLKDFSDLIRVETFGFRGEALSSLCALSVLSVVTCHESSQVGTKLVFDHKGHLVQRSPHPRQQGTTVSLQQLFYTLPVRHKEFQRNIKKEYAKMIHVLQSYCVISTGVRITCSNQNGQGKRSTVLGTSGSQSMRDNIGAIFGPKQLQSLLPFQQVSPAENVIEEYGLKDADLPQQLFNMTGFVSRGDHGVGRSATDRQFFFINNRPYDPLKVTKLVNEVYHTYNRHQYPFVALNIAVAHECVDVNVTPDKRQIFLQEEKLLLAILKTSLINMFEDGVNKISLNYTPIPRTNTKSPSKIHPAVPSNESVPEPAEDMEPVSRRSKSSLNLAGLKAAFSSHHGSGNKSSVAKAADSGPAQKTLQSFFKNPVKPPTPSPLKPVGDQTNRPPVGESALDGFRYGGRLCGGTDSEKNSALSDSDVTTPDSQCSGLEVGPPEEADGVKKETLEEETSENVPSVPEHPEVQTDPRTSNGGHAVSPDAKRARTEKKPRLPAERESNAVDAPVCLQKRTVPLQFCLRELAGKVKKLQDLQRQRDHDDDLRYRRFRAKINPGENQSAEEELKKEISKDMFKEMEVIGQFNLGFIITKLNRDIFMIDQHASDEKYNFEMLQQHTVLQGQKLIIPQKLHLTAVSENVLLENIEIFRKNGFEFLVNEDAQVMERVKLVSLPTSKNWTFGPADIEELIFMLSDSPGVMCRPSRVRQMFASRACRKSVMIGTALSVGEMKKLLVHMGEINHPWNCPHGRPTMRHLANLDIISQD
- the pms2 gene encoding mismatch repair endonuclease PMS2 isoform X1, coding for MSDACSSEPAGAIKAIDKNSVHQICSGQVVLTLSTAVKELVENSIDAGATNVDVRLKECGAELVEVSDNGKGVEEANFEGLTLKHHTSKLKDFSDLIRVETFGFRGEALSSLCALSVLSVVTCHESSQVGTKLVFDHKGHLVQRSPHPRQQGTTVSLQQLFYTLPVRHKEFQRNIKKEYAKMIHVLQSYCVISTGVRITCSNQNGQGKRSTVLGTSGSQSMRDNIGAIFGPKQLQSLLPFQQVSPAENVIEEYGLKDADLPQQLFNMTGFVSRGDHGVGRSATDRQFFFINNRPYDPLKVTKLVNEVYHTYNRHQYPFVALNIAVAHECVDVNVTPDKRQIFLQEEKLLLAILKTSLINMFEDGVNKISLNYTPIPRTNTKSPSKIHPAVPSNESVPEPAEDMEPVSRRSKSSLNLAGLKAAFSSHHGSGNKSSVAKAADSGPAQKTLQSFFKNPVKPPTPSPLKPVGDQTNRPPVGESALDGFRYGGRLCGGTDSEKNSALSDSDVTTPDSQCSGLEVGPPEEADGVKKETLEEETSENVPSVPEHPEVQTDPRTSNGGHAVSPDAKRARTEKKPRLPAERESNAVDAPVCLQKRTVPLQFCLRELAGKVKKLQDLQRQRDHDDDLRYRRFRAKINPGENQSAEEELKKEISKDMFKEMEVIGQFNLGFIITKLNRDIFMIDQHASDEKYNFEMLQQHTVLQGQKLIIPQKLHLTAVSENVLLENIEIFRKNGFEFLVNEDAQVMERVKLVSLPTSKNWTFGPADIEELIFMLSDSPGVMCRPSRVRQMFASRACRKSVMIGTALSVGEMKKLLVHMGEINHPWNCPHGRPTMRHLANLDIISQD
- the rsph10b gene encoding radial spoke head 10 homolog B: MTTSMSPRRLGLTLKSYEGETCDGQFHGEGVACFEERHIYKGRFSKGLMDGPGVLTTADGFKYEGEFVCNLPMGKGTCTWPDGSSYKGEMDNGIRHGTGTYTCASRGVSYTGQWDRGKRHGKGTVYFNQDKTSWYKGDWVKNDIEGWGVRRYPSGNIYSGEWKNSRRHGEGTMTWLNLGQQYAGMWQNEVQHGRGTHVWVTWRADGSQYSQSNYYTGDFTQGQMHGQGTFHYANGAIYKQEWRGNNKHGKAKFTFEDGYVVEGEFVDDQMMTTPDLKDHNAPPALPDMVLNIECLLEKIPERERATELEQVEFVVLSGATELRSVYRFYSRLGHTHSPDNTFRMSRLQFWRLLKDCNVHHHGVTVTQVERLLREDAPPAEIHSPFISMLQHRVVSCLVMVAYHIYHKDMTSQNNLLAACFSQLMTSNIRPGAKNVKGFLFRRPGRAVAAESYLEKCWEVYQDYCKVHVTPDQSMSGRHLLWMFKDLRLLDTNLTTARLLRVITAESRDPSNPSACLDLEVTFLEFFEVLLGSAEVKCQLVPEGPVGGGSPSSPDGEAGREAPEVAAPVNSPIAPETSSSKSAKLSDTAESSTAEDGRSQVIETEVAEKPNSAEQSEGNEALTRGTEAEDGDVDLWSQTIHLFFNQFFFPAFQHNQLLSRKMEEKLRREAQRRRAWKRSKRDT